The following are encoded together in the Culex pipiens pallens isolate TS chromosome 1, TS_CPP_V2, whole genome shotgun sequence genome:
- the LOC120413108 gene encoding protein peste-like, whose product MPCSKIYCVTVVGAVVAVAGAIFALFWGDIFDAVIVKEKSLTPTSKAFKLWKRPPFQAQWQMTLFNCTNAVDFLENRARRPKVVEVGPYAFTESSEKIEVRFNTKNSTLSFRKRTLFAWDEDQSQALPDEPITNLNMVALAATNRGRHSGYTMQRGISFTLFSFGQKVFVTKTAAELLFDGYPEPMIKGLEDVMSFIGEDMGLDGRFSWFHTLNGTKKAYGYFNMDTGSDDSSQYGLVRAWNYRTQSANADGTACGKYQGFTGELFPTKIRKDRVLRIFTPEACRVLTFEFEQEVDVYGVRAFRFVGTARTVDNGSAYPAETGCYTAGGDSFPTGVMNLTECRMGAPAFASFPHFYLADPFYRGQVEGMRPDRERHQSFFVVEPISGIVLNATIAIQINALLRPSSNVALYQDSPTAYVPMIWFSKRFQLAEEDVLKLKAQLQVSELGYFGGFAVAAAGALIALASVVMGLIFKNTLRRQQKERPATLVVPSKDPRGDYQPVEGQDKIKV is encoded by the exons gaaaaatcccTCACGCCAACGTCAAAAGCCTTCAAGCTATGGAAACGGCCACCCTTTCAGGCCCAGTGGCAGATGACGCTGTTCAACTGTACCAACGCGGTGGACTTTCTGGAGAATCGAGCAAGAAGGCCAAAAGTGGTGGAAGTGGGACCGTACGCGTTTACCG AATCCTCGGAAAAAATTGAGGTCCGCTTCAACACCAAAAACTCAACTCTGAGCTTCCGCAAGCGAACTCTGTTCGCGTGGGACGAGGACCAATCGCAAGCCCTTCCGGATGAACCCATCACGAACCTCAACATGGTGGCGCTGGCCGCGACCAACCGGGGTCGGCACTCCGGCTACACGATGCAACGGGGCATCTCTTTTACGCTGTTTTCGTTTGGCCAAAAGGTTTTTGTAACGAAAACGGCTGCAGAGCTGCTCTTCGACGGCTATCCGGAACCGATGATCAAGGGGCTGGAGGACGTGATGAGCTTCATCGGCGAGGACATGGGCCTGGACGGGCGGTTCAGCTGGTTCCACACGTTGAACGGGACGAAGAAGGCTTATGGTTACTTCAACATGGACACCGGAAGTGACGACTCGTCGCAGTATGGGTTGGTTCGAGCGTGGAATTACCGGACACAGTCCGCGAACGCTGACGGAACGGCTTGCGGCAAGTACCAGGGCTTCACCGGCGAGCTGTTTCCCACGAAGATCCGGAAAGATCGTGTGCTGCGAATCTTCACGCCGGAGGCTTGTCGAGTGTTGACGTTCGAGTTCGAGCAGGAAGTCGACGTGTACGGAGTGCGTGCCTTCCGGTTCGTCGGAACGGCCCGCACCGTGGACAACGGATCGGCCTACCCGGCGGAGACCGGCTGTTACACCGCCGGAGGAGATTCGTTTCCGACCGGGGTGATGAATCTTACCGAATGCCGGATGGGAGCGCCGGCGTTCGCCTCGTTTCCGCACTTTTACCTCGCGGATCCATTCTACCGGGGTCAGGTCGAGGGCATGAGGCCGGACCGTGAGCGGCACCAATCGTTCTTTGTGGTTGAGCCCATCTCGGGGATTGTGCTGAACGCAACGATTGCGATACAGATCAACGCGCTGCTGCGGCCCTCGTCGAATGTTGC CCTGTACCAGGACTCCCCGACGGCGTACGTCCCGATGATATGGTTCAGCAAACGCTTCCAGCTAGCCGAGGAAGACGTGCTGAAGCTGAAAGCCCAACTGCAGGTGTCCGAGCTGGGCTACTTCGGGGGCTTTGCGGTGGCTGCCGCCGGAGCGTTGATCGCCCTAGCCTCTGTCGTAATGGGACTGATCTTCAAGAATACTCTCCGCCGGCAGCAGAAGGAACGTCCCGCCACGCTGGTGGTGCCCAGCAAAGATCCCCGCGGGGACTACCAGCCGGTGGAGGGGCAAGATAAAATAAAGGTGTGA